One genomic window of Spirochaetae bacterium HGW-Spirochaetae-1 includes the following:
- a CDS encoding portal protein translates to MGIAEDLIIIIIVGLVTGLIANRLKIPPIIGYIIAGIIIGPYTGGVTVSDVPRIELLAEIGVALLLFSIGLDFSFRELRAVKGIALVGTPIQIVLLIAMGYGFGHFMNMPWNESLILGMIISLSSTMVVIKTLMSRGLMGTLSSRVMIGILIIQDLAAIPLMLIIPRVKELGGDLMPLVLTLGKAGLILAAIIVVGMRVIPWILKFVARINSRELFLITITAIGLGVGYLTHAAGLSLAFGAFVAGMVVSESDYSHQALSDIIPLRDIFGLVFFTSIGMLLDMGFILDNLSMVLVLALLIVAGKFLVFFLLSLSFRYYNIMPLALGLGLAQVGEFSFVLARTGLQSGIISSGFFSLVLAVSVITMIISPFLSMLAVPLYSLKKKLFRHEEISTVNMPERGLNEHIVIVGGGRVGFQIASILYQIEFPFIVIEQDFRRFEKCKDAGFPVIFGDAAQEAVLSGAKTANARLVLITIPLMSATREIILTTRRYNPGVKIIVRADDVSHAEELFKMDIFEVVQPEFEASLEILRKSLMILDVPLMKIQEFCDTLRSQNRMHSRIDSIKSSLLANIKKTPFLLEMNWFEVDENSPVPGKTIRDLAVRSRTGASIVGVIRESEFVANPGADFEFRTGDYIAVIGLSGNKKVFSDMMMCREC, encoded by the coding sequence ATGGGTATAGCAGAAGATCTTATAATAATAATCATCGTGGGCCTGGTCACGGGCCTCATTGCCAACCGGCTGAAGATACCGCCCATTATCGGGTATATCATCGCCGGCATTATCATCGGGCCCTACACGGGCGGTGTGACCGTGTCCGATGTTCCCCGCATCGAGCTGCTGGCCGAGATCGGCGTCGCGCTCCTGCTCTTTTCCATCGGTCTGGATTTTTCCTTTCGGGAGCTCAGGGCCGTGAAGGGCATCGCCCTGGTTGGAACCCCCATACAGATAGTGCTTCTCATCGCCATGGGATACGGCTTCGGGCATTTCATGAACATGCCCTGGAATGAATCCCTCATATTGGGCATGATAATATCCCTGTCCAGCACCATGGTGGTCATCAAGACCCTTATGAGCCGGGGCCTCATGGGTACCCTTTCCAGCCGGGTTATGATCGGCATCCTCATCATACAGGATCTGGCAGCCATACCCCTCATGCTCATCATTCCCCGTGTTAAGGAATTGGGCGGTGATTTAATGCCTCTCGTGCTCACCCTGGGCAAGGCGGGGCTGATACTTGCGGCTATTATTGTCGTGGGTATGCGCGTCATTCCCTGGATACTGAAGTTCGTGGCCCGAATCAATTCCCGCGAGCTCTTTCTAATCACCATAACGGCCATCGGCCTCGGTGTGGGATACCTGACCCATGCAGCCGGCCTGTCCCTGGCCTTCGGCGCCTTTGTGGCGGGCATGGTGGTCAGCGAGTCTGACTACAGTCACCAGGCCCTCAGCGACATTATTCCCCTGCGTGACATATTCGGCCTGGTCTTTTTTACCTCCATCGGCATGCTCCTCGATATGGGCTTTATCCTGGACAACCTGTCAATGGTGCTCGTACTGGCGCTCCTTATCGTGGCGGGGAAATTCCTGGTTTTCTTTTTACTCAGCCTGTCCTTCCGGTACTATAATATCATGCCCCTTGCCCTTGGACTGGGCCTTGCCCAGGTCGGTGAATTTTCCTTTGTCCTGGCGCGGACCGGCCTGCAGAGCGGCATCATCAGTTCCGGTTTCTTTTCCCTGGTGCTTGCCGTGTCGGTCATTACCATGATTATATCGCCCTTTCTCTCCATGCTGGCCGTACCCCTCTATTCCCTGAAGAAAAAGCTCTTCAGGCATGAAGAGATCAGCACCGTCAATATGCCTGAAAGGGGACTGAACGAACATATCGTCATCGTCGGCGGGGGGCGCGTCGGTTTCCAGATAGCGTCAATCCTTTATCAGATTGAATTTCCCTTCATCGTCATCGAGCAGGATTTCCGGCGCTTCGAAAAATGCAAGGATGCCGGGTTTCCCGTAATCTTCGGCGACGCCGCGCAGGAGGCGGTGCTCTCCGGGGCGAAGACGGCCAATGCCCGCCTGGTACTCATCACCATCCCCCTCATGTCGGCGACCCGTGAAATAATACTGACGACGCGCCGGTACAATCCCGGGGTAAAAATAATCGTCCGTGCCGACGACGTGTCCCATGCCGAAGAGCTCTTCAAAATGGACATATTCGAGGTGGTGCAGCCCGAGTTCGAGGCCAGCCTGGAAATACTGAGAAAGTCCCTCATGATTCTCGATGTTCCTTTGATGAAAATACAGGAATTCTGCGATACCCTGCGCAGCCAGAACCGGATGCATTCCAGGATCGACAGCATCAAGTCATCGCTCCTGGCCAATATCAAAAAAACGCCGTTTCTCCTGGAGATGAACTGGTTCGAGGTCGATGAGAATTCCCCAGTTCCCGGGAAAACCATCAGGGATCTGGCCGTACGGTCCAGGACCGGCGCGTCAATCGTGGGCGTGATACGGGAAAGCGAATTTGTCGCCAATCCCGGGGCCGACTTTGAATTCCGCACCGGGGACTATATCGCAGTCATCGGCCTTTCCGGTAACAAAAAGGTCTTTAGCGACATGATGATGTGTCGCGAGTGTTAG
- a CDS encoding radical SAM protein, translated as MTAHRILLTGVFGPFGIKNKYAEGTGMQMELLNNQITRGQGIHSPRQSYWTFPLYLLAENISVPSTVLDFPSWRKFTSELKKGYTHVGINFIPANVYKAGRMARYIREHYPEIKIILGGYGTIIPDLKDIVPCDEICKGEGISWLRNYFDENPAAPIKHPAIFGPAYEYIYGVKGRPSGGIILPGVGCENGCNFCITTHQFNKCYVPFLKTGKEIYDACLKSKIKIGTSGFTIMDENFLKTPLRARQLLEEMARNNMPFVFDIFSSAEVIKQMGVDFLVRLGVRMVWIGVESKANSHEKTKDIDLKALIAELQSKGISVNASAMLFMEHHDKDSLPEDIDWVIGLGSDMIQFMNYTPLPTTTLSERLAREGRLKDMDYRHFHGQGELAFDHPHYKNPRDHFTILKKAFKKKYTTDGPGILNMASTIISGYREAVKDFIDRSSQGLAWNPETLRYEKTDNPVPDEFMLLRIKMMQKMAMNIRMILPASMVYSPNMRARRKARSVIKLYRESLGPLPFANRVLSGLLIISGLVETLRLAMARIRGGESIVRQPPSRRVEYPLSAVTIRHLHRKPVLITPRSTGESLAV; from the coding sequence ATGACCGCACACCGAATTCTGCTCACGGGGGTCTTCGGCCCTTTCGGGATTAAAAATAAATATGCCGAGGGAACGGGCATGCAGATGGAACTGCTCAACAACCAGATCACGCGCGGCCAGGGCATCCATTCACCGCGGCAGTCCTACTGGACCTTTCCCCTGTACCTGCTTGCCGAAAACATTTCCGTGCCCTCAACCGTGCTGGACTTCCCCTCGTGGCGGAAATTTACCTCGGAACTGAAGAAGGGATACACTCATGTGGGCATCAATTTCATTCCGGCCAACGTATACAAGGCCGGGCGCATGGCCAGATACATCCGCGAACATTATCCCGAAATAAAGATAATCCTGGGTGGATACGGCACCATCATCCCGGACCTGAAAGACATCGTTCCCTGCGATGAGATATGTAAGGGTGAGGGAATTTCATGGCTCCGAAACTATTTCGATGAAAATCCTGCGGCGCCCATAAAGCACCCGGCAATCTTCGGCCCGGCGTATGAATATATCTACGGCGTCAAAGGCAGGCCCTCGGGAGGTATAATACTTCCCGGCGTGGGCTGTGAAAACGGCTGCAACTTCTGCATCACCACCCATCAGTTCAACAAGTGTTATGTACCTTTTCTTAAGACCGGCAAGGAGATCTACGACGCCTGCCTGAAATCAAAGATTAAAATCGGCACCAGCGGCTTCACCATCATGGACGAGAATTTCCTCAAGACGCCCCTGCGGGCCCGTCAGCTCCTGGAGGAAATGGCACGAAATAACATGCCCTTTGTCTTTGACATTTTCAGTTCGGCCGAGGTCATAAAGCAGATGGGCGTCGATTTCCTGGTGCGCCTGGGTGTACGCATGGTTTGGATCGGCGTGGAATCCAAGGCCAATTCCCATGAGAAGACAAAGGACATCGACCTGAAGGCCCTCATTGCGGAACTCCAGTCAAAGGGGATTTCCGTCAACGCCTCGGCCATGCTCTTCATGGAACATCACGACAAAGATTCACTCCCCGAAGACATCGACTGGGTCATCGGCCTGGGCTCCGATATGATCCAGTTCATGAACTACACTCCCCTTCCCACGACAACGCTCTCGGAGCGCCTGGCCAGGGAAGGCAGGCTTAAAGATATGGATTACCGTCATTTTCACGGCCAGGGCGAACTTGCCTTTGACCATCCTCATTATAAAAATCCCCGGGACCATTTTACCATTTTGAAAAAGGCCTTCAAGAAGAAGTACACCACCGACGGTCCCGGCATTCTCAACATGGCCTCGACGATAATCAGCGGGTACAGGGAAGCCGTGAAGGATTTCATCGACCGCAGCAGCCAGGGACTGGCATGGAACCCCGAAACGTTGCGCTATGAAAAAACCGATAATCCCGTGCCCGACGAATTCATGCTCCTGCGCATAAAGATGATGCAGAAAATGGCCATGAACATACGCATGATTCTGCCGGCATCCATGGTGTACTCTCCCAACATGAGGGCGCGCCGGAAAGCCCGTTCCGTCATAAAGCTCTACCGGGAGTCCCTGGGCCCGCTGCCCTTCGCAAACCGCGTTCTCTCCGGTCTGCTCATCATTTCAGGCCTCGTAGAAACCCTGCGCCTGGCCATGGCGCGGATCAGGGGCGGTGAAAGCATCGTACGGCAGCCTCCCTCGCGACGCGTAGAATATCCCCTGAGCGCCGTGACTATCAGGCACCTGCACCGGAAGCCTGTCCTGATAACGCCGCGCAGCACCGGTGAATCACTGGCTGTCTGA
- a CDS encoding pectin acetylesterase, whose amino-acid sequence MNYADMSEADTDRLDLLTGSMSGEVYTEKYGSIEQNSDSRTILDDLTSVIWGSYELVTIPGAVCADGSPYKIFVMKSTGFWNWLMGYTKNLVVYLEPGGACWDYPSCTGQAGIRGASNLNGIPDNYMNLGAFIDENQEGGSPMAAISPIILRNNPTGDNVETSSWNKVFVPYCTGDVHSGNQVTTYTDPTGQNPPVTINHKGAVNIEKVIAYLKATFPGMNKVMITGCSAGGVGSLTNYHFFRKALAPKKLSILLDDSGPIFSSSGYQSYLQEEIQDLWNTDYLLTKLMADIPEFDFSGDFSEIHEALAFKYPNDKLGLTLFKRDRNFSGYSYARFYDLDEADPVDAEQIMTYWASDIDDLTEIYDSYGNLSYYIPYMRIINESHCTCIVEWTGTEYLDTGIDVGTYINDLLDGGSVTSYEEPDNPSDAEVTDFWMDLVNLLL is encoded by the coding sequence ATGAATTATGCCGATATGTCCGAAGCAGATACGGACCGGCTGGACCTGCTCACGGGTTCCATGTCAGGCGAGGTCTATACCGAGAAATATGGCTCCATCGAACAGAATTCCGACAGCCGTACTATCCTCGATGATTTGACCAGCGTCATCTGGGGCTCTTATGAACTCGTCACTATCCCCGGGGCTGTCTGTGCCGACGGTTCCCCGTACAAGATCTTCGTCATGAAATCTACGGGGTTCTGGAACTGGCTCATGGGATACACCAAGAACCTCGTCGTCTACCTGGAGCCGGGCGGCGCCTGCTGGGACTACCCCAGTTGTACAGGACAGGCGGGAATCCGCGGAGCAAGTAACCTTAACGGTATTCCCGACAACTACATGAACCTGGGCGCCTTTATCGACGAGAACCAGGAAGGAGGAAGTCCCATGGCGGCCATATCGCCAATCATTCTCCGGAATAATCCCACGGGTGATAACGTGGAGACGTCGAGCTGGAACAAGGTGTTCGTTCCCTACTGCACGGGAGACGTCCACAGCGGAAACCAGGTGACAACCTATACGGATCCAACGGGACAGAACCCTCCCGTGACGATCAATCACAAGGGGGCCGTCAATATCGAAAAGGTTATCGCCTATCTTAAAGCGACATTTCCAGGCATGAACAAGGTCATGATTACGGGCTGCAGCGCCGGCGGTGTCGGTTCCCTGACGAACTATCACTTTTTCAGGAAGGCGCTGGCTCCGAAAAAACTGTCCATACTGCTGGACGATTCGGGACCGATTTTCTCAAGCAGCGGCTACCAGTCCTACCTGCAGGAGGAGATACAGGATCTGTGGAACACCGATTACCTGCTCACAAAACTCATGGCGGACATTCCTGAGTTTGACTTTAGCGGCGACTTCAGTGAAATACACGAGGCGCTGGCTTTCAAGTATCCCAATGACAAGCTAGGCCTGACGCTCTTCAAGCGCGACAGGAACTTTTCCGGCTATTCCTATGCCCGATTTTACGACCTGGATGAAGCGGACCCGGTCGACGCCGAGCAGATTATGACCTACTGGGCATCGGACATAGACGACCTGACTGAAATCTATGATTCGTATGGAAACCTCTCCTACTACATTCCCTACATGCGCATCATAAACGAGAGTCACTGCACGTGCATTGTGGAATGGACCGGGACCGAGTATCTCGATACGGGGATCGACGTGGGGACGTATATCAACGATCTCCTGGACGGCGGCAGCGTCACGAGCTACGAGGAGCCCGATAATCCGTCCGATGCCGAAGTAACGGACTTCTGGATGGACCTGGTTAATTTGCTGCTGTAA
- a CDS encoding long-chain fatty acid--CoA ligase gives MGTFQETSMAAVFQNNAAKYGDKSYAAYKKDGAWPEISWLSMNAMVHNLAYYLLSIGVKKGDKIGLFSPNRWEWHLGALAINSIGAVDVPIYATNSAEESEYILGDSDSIICMVGTKDHMDKVLQVRPKLPALKQVLVFDEVAKKQENVLTLSEVLKAGESSPNENTFNRRLQEIQPNDLSTIIYTSGTTGNPKGVMLTHNNFSSNIRNILFELKDKNTGEMLLRDSDTFLSFLPLSHSLERTAGFYGALSVGAKTAFAEDVSKLLDNFQEVRPTIIISVPRIYEKVHAGIIAKVSMAPGLKKKIFAFAMRQAQKNLLFVCRDLPRKGFFAFKFNLANKLVLANLKTALGMDKLRYAISGGAPLSQSDAEFFIGMGIKILEGFGLTETTPVTNFNRPWFIKPGTVGQAINETTVKLSDEGEILIKGPQVMAGYYKNEAATREVMTDDGFFRTGDIGIIDSDGFLKITGRIKDIIVTAGGKNISPQNIEGSIKASAFVEQIGVIGDKKKYLSALVVPAFPELEKWAKDNGISFTSHDDLISKEPVIKLFRAEIDKYTAQYARVEQIRKFRLLNAEWTQPTGELTPTQKVKRKVISEKYSKEIESMYAGDSEE, from the coding sequence ATGGGAACATTTCAGGAAACCAGTATGGCTGCGGTATTTCAGAACAATGCCGCAAAATATGGGGACAAGTCCTACGCCGCATATAAAAAGGACGGTGCATGGCCGGAAATTTCATGGCTGTCCATGAACGCCATGGTGCATAACCTCGCTTACTACCTTCTCTCTATTGGCGTTAAAAAGGGAGATAAGATCGGCCTTTTCTCGCCGAACCGATGGGAATGGCATCTCGGGGCACTGGCCATCAATTCTATCGGCGCAGTGGATGTTCCCATTTATGCCACTAATTCCGCCGAGGAATCTGAATACATTCTCGGTGATTCCGATTCCATCATCTGCATGGTAGGAACGAAAGACCACATGGACAAGGTCCTCCAGGTAAGGCCCAAACTGCCGGCATTGAAACAGGTACTTGTTTTTGATGAAGTGGCTAAAAAACAGGAAAACGTACTGACATTGTCAGAAGTTCTTAAAGCCGGAGAATCTTCACCTAACGAGAATACTTTCAACCGGCGCCTGCAGGAAATACAGCCCAATGACCTGTCGACCATAATCTATACTTCCGGAACAACGGGCAACCCCAAGGGCGTTATGCTGACGCATAACAACTTCAGCTCCAATATACGCAATATACTTTTTGAATTGAAGGACAAGAATACCGGCGAGATGCTGCTGCGGGATTCCGACACATTCCTTTCCTTCCTGCCCCTTTCCCACTCCCTGGAAAGAACTGCCGGCTTTTACGGCGCCCTTTCCGTGGGAGCCAAAACTGCCTTCGCAGAAGACGTCAGCAAGCTCCTTGATAATTTTCAGGAAGTGCGTCCCACTATCATCATCAGCGTGCCCCGTATTTATGAAAAGGTCCACGCGGGAATCATCGCCAAGGTTTCCATGGCGCCGGGACTGAAAAAGAAAATATTCGCCTTCGCCATGCGCCAGGCGCAAAAGAACCTGCTCTTCGTCTGCCGCGATCTCCCGAGAAAGGGATTCTTTGCCTTCAAATTTAATCTTGCCAACAAGCTCGTACTGGCCAACCTGAAGACGGCCCTGGGCATGGACAAGCTGCGGTACGCCATCTCCGGCGGCGCGCCCCTGTCCCAGTCCGACGCCGAGTTTTTCATTGGCATGGGAATCAAAATTCTCGAGGGTTTCGGCCTTACGGAAACGACACCGGTCACCAATTTCAACCGCCCCTGGTTCATCAAACCCGGTACGGTTGGCCAGGCTATCAATGAAACAACGGTGAAACTATCCGATGAAGGAGAAATTCTCATCAAGGGGCCCCAGGTCATGGCGGGCTATTATAAAAATGAGGCTGCTACCCGGGAAGTCATGACCGACGACGGGTTCTTCCGAACCGGCGACATCGGCATTATCGACAGTGACGGCTTCCTGAAGATTACGGGACGCATAAAAGATATCATTGTCACGGCTGGCGGGAAAAACATCTCCCCGCAAAACATTGAAGGGAGCATCAAGGCTTCCGCATTTGTCGAGCAGATCGGCGTCATCGGCGACAAGAAGAAGTATCTCTCGGCGCTGGTTGTCCCGGCTTTTCCGGAACTGGAGAAATGGGCAAAGGATAACGGCATATCCTTCACCTCCCATGATGACCTGATTTCGAAAGAGCCGGTAATAAAGCTCTTCAGGGCCGAAATAGACAAGTACACTGCCCAGTATGCACGGGTTGAGCAGATACGGAAGTTCCGGCTCCTCAACGCCGAGTGGACCCAACCCACGGGAGAGCTCACGCCCACGCAGAAGGTCAAGCGCAAGGTCATCTCGGAAAAATATTCGAAAGAGATAGAATCAATGTACGCCGGAGACTCGGAAGAATAG
- a CDS encoding 1-acyl-sn-glycerol-3-phosphate acyltransferase, which translates to MRTFINATESLLDWIFIIADTAFWGTLSLLSIIVSPSGNLSHQCMRWWSITILWFCRIRVSVDGRENIDTEAIQIFAANHQSFFDVWVLNKIIPVRYGWVIKKEIGRIPFLGMHMRINGYISLDRGNSDQARAGMEEAARQIREGKRIMIFPEGTRSLDGKMRPFKKGLFHLCLKTSIPIVPIYISGTGPILRPGSFLIHRAPVHVTIGKPLDTQGYGEDSIDVIMGDLRDRMSGLEKTTGFSQQSVL; encoded by the coding sequence ATGAGAACTTTCATCAATGCGACTGAGTCACTGCTTGACTGGATATTTATTATTGCCGATACGGCTTTCTGGGGAACGCTCTCCCTTCTTTCCATCATAGTCAGCCCATCGGGGAATCTATCACACCAGTGCATGAGGTGGTGGTCCATCACCATCCTGTGGTTCTGCCGAATCAGGGTTTCCGTTGACGGCCGGGAAAACATCGACACGGAGGCAATTCAGATTTTTGCCGCCAACCATCAGAGTTTTTTTGATGTATGGGTCCTGAATAAAATTATTCCCGTGCGTTACGGCTGGGTCATCAAAAAAGAAATCGGACGCATCCCTTTCCTGGGCATGCACATGCGGATAAACGGCTATATCTCCCTTGACCGCGGAAACAGTGATCAGGCCCGGGCCGGCATGGAAGAGGCGGCACGCCAGATACGGGAAGGCAAGCGGATAATGATTTTTCCCGAAGGTACCAGGAGTCTTGACGGCAAAATGCGGCCCTTTAAAAAGGGGCTCTTTCATCTCTGCCTGAAGACCTCGATTCCCATCGTTCCGATTTATATATCCGGTACCGGCCCCATACTTCGTCCCGGTTCTTTCCTCATTCACCGGGCCCCGGTGCATGTGACCATAGGAAAGCCCCTTGACACACAGGGATACGGCGAAGATTCCATCGATGTCATCATGGGAGACCTGCGGGATAGGATGAGCGGCCTGGAAAAAACGACAGGTTTTTCACAACAGTCTGTTCTATAA
- a CDS encoding ammonia-forming cytochrome c nitrite reductase subunit c552 gives MKKNTFFFLLSLFLSLAMYGFFAGCGPSDVQPLKVGGIADNEFDPEEWGKVYPLEYESWLKTKEPKPVNKSRYKRGWDTDKITYDKLSEFPFLGLLFSGWGFGIEYNEPRGHYYAIIDQIEIDPSRTGPGGVCLACKTPFHKSFTEKHQMKYLTAKFNDALDMLPKKMRELGPACIDCHDNKTMDLHTNKLHIEKGLAMIGKTGLTHQEKRIMACGQCHMTYYVPRTQEGKVAGDVTPPWTGGTWANISIEAIAKDLLTDYKRQEWTQKVTGFRMPFIRHPEFELFTKGSTHFNAGLACADCHMAYKRVGAYKISDHDVTSPLKTDMKACAQCHTESATWLKTQVFAIQDRTISLNSRAGFQAAVAAKLLEMVHTAQQSGKAINQDLYKKAKDFYMQAFIRFNFISAENSIGFHNPTETARILGDSLAFSSRAEALLRQVLAEAGIRVPVNINLELAKYLNNRGKKKLNFRPEQEFKDPYNTQEYFVPKNTRGI, from the coding sequence ATGAAAAAAAACACGTTCTTTTTTTTACTCAGCCTGTTTTTATCCCTTGCCATGTATGGCTTTTTTGCCGGGTGCGGCCCCTCGGACGTACAGCCACTGAAGGTAGGCGGCATCGCCGACAATGAATTCGACCCGGAAGAATGGGGCAAGGTATATCCACTGGAATATGAATCATGGCTGAAAACTAAGGAGCCCAAACCGGTCAATAAAAGCAGGTACAAAAGAGGCTGGGATACCGATAAAATAACTTACGATAAACTCAGCGAATTCCCCTTTCTCGGACTCCTCTTCAGCGGCTGGGGATTCGGTATTGAATACAACGAGCCCAGGGGGCATTATTATGCCATCATTGACCAGATAGAAATTGATCCATCCAGGACAGGCCCCGGCGGCGTATGTCTTGCCTGCAAAACGCCTTTTCACAAATCCTTTACAGAGAAGCATCAGATGAAGTATCTCACGGCGAAATTCAATGACGCGCTGGATATGCTTCCGAAAAAAATGCGGGAACTGGGCCCGGCCTGCATCGACTGTCACGATAACAAGACCATGGACCTCCACACGAACAAGCTTCACATTGAAAAAGGCCTGGCCATGATAGGCAAAACCGGGCTGACCCACCAGGAGAAGCGCATCATGGCCTGCGGACAGTGTCACATGACCTATTATGTTCCCCGGACTCAGGAAGGAAAAGTTGCCGGTGATGTCACGCCTCCCTGGACAGGCGGCACCTGGGCGAATATCTCAATTGAAGCAATTGCCAAAGACCTTCTTACTGACTATAAACGCCAGGAATGGACTCAAAAGGTGACGGGATTCAGAATGCCCTTCATCCGCCATCCCGAATTTGAATTATTCACCAAGGGCAGCACGCACTTTAACGCCGGGCTGGCCTGCGCCGACTGTCACATGGCCTACAAACGCGTTGGCGCTTACAAAATATCCGATCACGATGTAACCAGTCCCCTGAAAACCGACATGAAGGCCTGCGCCCAGTGTCACACCGAGTCGGCTACGTGGCTGAAGACACAGGTCTTCGCCATCCAGGACCGTACCATTTCCCTCAATTCCCGGGCAGGTTTCCAGGCCGCTGTCGCTGCAAAACTCCTGGAGATGGTCCACACGGCACAGCAGTCCGGCAAGGCGATCAACCAGGACCTGTATAAAAAGGCGAAGGACTTCTACATGCAGGCCTTCATACGGTTCAATTTCATCAGTGCCGAGAATTCCATAGGCTTTCATAATCCCACGGAAACGGCCCGTATCCTGGGCGATTCCCTTGCCTTCAGCAGTCGGGCCGAGGCGCTGTTGCGTCAGGTTCTGGCTGAAGCGGGCATACGGGTTCCCGTCAATATAAATCTGGAGCTCGCGAAATATCTCAACAATCGAGGAAAGAAAAAGCTGAATTTCCGACCCGAACAGGAATTTAAAGACCCGTACAACACACAGGAATATTTCGTGCCGAAAAACACGCGGGGAATATAA
- the nrfH gene encoding cytochrome c nitrite reductase small subunit, whose product MFINLEKKHLVIGTSIAALLFIFIVFGPPGLFKKTSSPDYCGSCHVMYDMHDHWFLSGLHRSIKCVDCHLPNNNLVNHVIWKGIDGMKDLLYFHFMLFSDPIEITSHGKTTLQANCVRCHGDMVSRINIDAKNCWECHRRVNHRITPLAIIE is encoded by the coding sequence ATGTTCATAAATCTGGAAAAGAAACACCTGGTCATAGGAACTTCCATAGCCGCCCTTCTTTTTATTTTTATCGTATTCGGCCCGCCGGGCCTCTTTAAAAAAACATCCTCGCCGGACTACTGCGGCAGCTGTCATGTCATGTATGATATGCACGACCACTGGTTCCTCTCGGGCCTGCACCGATCCATCAAATGCGTTGACTGCCATCTCCCCAACAACAACCTGGTTAACCACGTTATATGGAAAGGCATCGACGGCATGAAGGACTTACTGTACTTTCACTTTATGCTCTTTTCAGACCCCATCGAAATCACTTCTCATGGCAAGACGACACTCCAGGCCAACTGTGTCAGGTGCCATGGAGATATGGTATCACGCATCAATATAGACGCGAAAAACTGCTGGGAGTGTCACAGGAGGGTCAATCACCGCATCACTCCCCTGGCCATTATCGAATAA